A region from the Cellvibrio sp. PSBB006 genome encodes:
- a CDS encoding efflux RND transporter permease subunit codes for MLQTILRVAIERRGLIIFGVLLFIGLGVWNYQRLPIDAVPDITNVQVQINTEAAGYSPLEVEQRITYTIENSLAGLPGLAYTRSLSRYGLSQVTAVFDEGTDIYFARSLVNERLNQIANQMPEGIEPGMGPIATGLGEIFSYTVEATGAATQEYDITALREIQDWIIRPQLMRVNGVVEINTIGGYEKQYHVTPDIRQLLAWRITLEQIGAALRNNNRNRGAGFVEHNGEQILVRSPGQLSTIDDINAVVVATRNGIPVRIGDIAEVAIGKELRTGAATRNGHETVLGTAMMLIGENSRTVARDLAEQLILVNRSLPPGVVAEAVYDRTTLVDKTIRTVQKNLLEGALLVIAVLFILLGNLRAALITAAVIPISMLMTISGMVETGVSANLMSLGALDFGLIVDGAVIIVENALRRLAEAQQKNSGALSLQQRLALTFEATNEVIRPSLFGVSIITLVYLPIFSLTGVEGKMFHPMALTVVMALASAMLLSITFIPAAIALVMRGEIKTQETRLMHALKTRYQFLLHHALRYRYGVIGGAVLLILFCGWLTTTLGREFIPQLDEGDIALHALRIPGTSLEQAVGMQNLLEQRIQSFPEVDKVFAKLGTAEIANDPMPPNVADNFVILKPRSEWPDPSRDKADLLEHLEKSLRELPGNNYEFTQPIQMRFNELISGVRTDFAVKIYGDDLEQLRISAQNILGVLQKLEGVADPRVEQVNGLPLLTINPKRHTLASYGMDVKLLQDWVATAIAGEEAGQLFEGDRRFDIVVRLPENIRRDIARFEQLPIPLVTGSATEYVPLGEVAQISWTDAPNQISRENGKRFIVVTANVRGRDLGSFVEEAQMRIANSVQLPPGYWLDYGGTFEQLESAGKRLALVVPFTLLMIVGLLLLAFGSLRDALIIFTGVPLALTGGVLALWLRDMPLSISAGVGFIALSGIAVLNGLVMLSFIRNLWEQRNYAINTLTPSIIEGALTRLRPVLMTALVASLGFIPMALNTGTGAEVQRPLATVVIGGIVSSTLLTLLILPALYQLVYQRRKPSV; via the coding sequence ATGTTGCAAACAATATTGCGCGTCGCCATTGAACGACGCGGCTTGATAATTTTCGGTGTATTGCTTTTTATTGGTTTGGGCGTATGGAACTATCAACGTCTGCCGATTGATGCAGTACCCGACATCACCAACGTACAAGTACAAATCAATACCGAGGCTGCCGGTTACTCTCCGTTAGAAGTTGAACAACGCATCACCTACACCATCGAAAACAGTTTAGCTGGTTTACCGGGCCTGGCTTACACCCGCTCGCTGTCGCGTTATGGGTTGTCACAAGTCACGGCCGTCTTCGATGAAGGTACCGATATTTATTTTGCGCGTTCACTGGTCAACGAACGACTCAATCAAATAGCCAATCAAATGCCCGAAGGTATCGAGCCAGGTATGGGACCAATTGCCACCGGCCTGGGAGAAATTTTCAGTTACACCGTCGAAGCTACCGGTGCTGCCACACAGGAGTACGACATCACCGCGCTCAGGGAAATACAGGATTGGATTATTCGCCCGCAGTTGATGCGCGTTAACGGTGTGGTGGAGATCAACACAATTGGCGGTTATGAAAAGCAATATCACGTTACGCCGGATATACGCCAACTGCTGGCGTGGCGTATTACGCTGGAACAAATCGGCGCGGCATTGCGTAACAATAATCGCAATCGCGGCGCCGGTTTTGTCGAACACAACGGCGAACAGATACTGGTGCGTTCGCCGGGACAACTCAGCACAATTGACGATATTAACGCAGTCGTTGTGGCCACACGCAATGGCATTCCCGTGCGTATTGGTGACATCGCCGAGGTAGCCATTGGTAAAGAGCTGCGTACTGGTGCTGCAACACGCAACGGTCATGAAACCGTACTGGGCACGGCAATGATGTTAATCGGTGAAAATTCGCGCACGGTTGCGCGGGATCTGGCCGAGCAGCTCATCCTGGTGAATCGTTCACTGCCACCCGGCGTTGTTGCAGAAGCGGTCTATGACCGAACCACCCTGGTGGATAAAACCATCCGTACGGTACAAAAAAACCTGCTCGAAGGTGCATTGTTAGTCATCGCGGTGTTATTTATTTTGCTCGGTAACCTGCGCGCTGCACTGATCACCGCCGCCGTGATCCCGATCAGCATGTTGATGACAATCAGCGGCATGGTTGAAACCGGTGTGTCGGCCAACCTGATGAGTCTTGGTGCTCTGGATTTTGGTTTAATTGTGGATGGAGCGGTCATCATTGTCGAAAATGCCTTGCGCCGCCTCGCTGAGGCACAGCAAAAAAATTCCGGAGCTTTATCCTTACAGCAGCGTCTGGCACTCACGTTTGAAGCCACCAATGAAGTTATTCGCCCCAGTTTATTCGGGGTGAGCATTATCACCCTGGTTTACCTGCCGATCTTTTCGCTGACAGGAGTAGAAGGAAAAATGTTTCACCCCATGGCATTGACAGTGGTGATGGCTTTGGCCAGTGCCATGCTGTTGTCAATCACATTTATTCCCGCCGCCATCGCGCTGGTCATGCGTGGAGAAATTAAAACGCAGGAAACAAGGCTGATGCATGCGCTAAAAACACGCTATCAATTCCTGTTGCACCACGCTTTGCGGTATCGCTACGGTGTCATCGGAGGAGCGGTATTATTAATCCTTTTTTGTGGTTGGCTGACGACAACCTTGGGCAGGGAATTTATTCCACAGCTGGACGAAGGTGATATTGCCTTGCACGCCTTGCGCATTCCCGGCACCAGCCTTGAGCAAGCGGTAGGCATGCAGAATCTACTTGAACAGCGTATTCAATCCTTTCCGGAAGTGGATAAGGTCTTTGCTAAACTTGGCACCGCCGAAATCGCCAATGATCCCATGCCACCCAATGTTGCCGATAACTTTGTCATCCTGAAACCCAGATCAGAGTGGCCCGATCCATCACGCGATAAGGCAGACTTACTGGAGCACCTGGAAAAATCGTTGCGAGAACTGCCGGGTAACAACTACGAGTTTACCCAACCGATTCAAATGCGCTTCAACGAGTTGATCTCCGGTGTACGCACAGATTTTGCGGTCAAAATCTATGGCGATGACCTGGAGCAACTACGGATATCTGCGCAAAATATTCTGGGTGTTTTACAAAAACTGGAAGGCGTGGCCGACCCACGCGTAGAGCAGGTAAACGGCCTGCCCTTGTTAACCATTAATCCCAAACGCCATACCTTGGCGAGCTATGGTATGGATGTAAAATTGTTGCAGGATTGGGTGGCGACCGCTATCGCAGGCGAAGAAGCCGGACAACTTTTTGAAGGTGATCGTCGTTTCGATATTGTTGTGCGGCTGCCCGAAAATATACGCCGGGATATAGCACGTTTCGAGCAGTTACCGATTCCCTTGGTTACCGGGAGTGCAACGGAATATGTTCCCCTGGGTGAAGTAGCACAAATAAGCTGGACCGATGCCCCCAATCAAATCAGCCGTGAAAACGGTAAACGATTTATTGTCGTAACCGCCAATGTTCGCGGCCGGGATCTGGGCAGCTTCGTTGAGGAAGCCCAGATGCGCATAGCAAATTCGGTGCAGTTACCGCCCGGTTACTGGCTGGATTACGGCGGCACCTTTGAACAATTGGAATCTGCTGGCAAGCGTCTCGCATTGGTTGTCCCTTTTACACTGTTGATGATTGTCGGTTTGTTATTGCTGGCTTTTGGATCACTGCGCGATGCGCTGATTATTTTTACCGGCGTTCCACTGGCACTAACTGGCGGCGTGCTGGCACTTTGGTTGCGCGATATGCCTTTATCCATTTCTGCCGGTGTCGGTTTTATTGCACTGTCAGGTATTGCCGTGTTGAATGGCCTGGTGATGTTGTCGTTTATTCGTAACCTGTGGGAACAACGAAACTATGCAATAAATACATTGACACCATCTATCATTGAGGGTGCGCTCACGCGTTTGCGTCCGGTATTGATGACGGCTCTGGTTGCCAGCCTCGGTTTTATTCCCATGGCATTAAATACCGGCACCGGTGCGGAGGTACAACGACCACTCGCGACGGTGGTGATTGGTGGTATCGTATCTTCCACGCTACTCACGCTGCTGATTTTACCGGCGCTGTATCAGTTGGTGTATCAACGCCGGAAACCGTCTGTATAA
- a CDS encoding OmpP1/FadL family transporter, with protein MITTSRRHSRLALAIFSTLPGMAFASSFQLLEQSSAHLGTAFAGTASNVMDASSVFFNPAGISQLEGRHFTLAGNLVFTESTFHDQGSNTNGVESTTDETGVIPNLYYVHPVSERLTFGLGVNGPFGLASDYGRDWMGRYLATYSDLEVASVNTTFAYDVSENFALGLGVSYQRAEVILESQVDSTLGVNPNPATDSSAKIEGSDHAFVADVSAYYRPSDSTRFGLVWRQGADFELDGDARFALNAACTPGAGFPTGAPPAPTTGTICSATLTTLDGDAAADVELPDTLTFSFTQQLNTQWALHGDVAWTQWSSIDTIDVINTDNGVTVDQLELQYDDTMRYALGVTYQPANAWTWRAGVAIDEAPQKNPAIVNPRIPDQDRTWLSLGFNYAVSQNVSIDVGYAHLMVDDARIANVDTQTGHQVYGDFDAQVDIVGVQANFQF; from the coding sequence ATGATTACTACATCACGCCGCCACTCAAGGCTCGCCCTCGCCATTTTTTCTACCTTACCGGGAATGGCATTCGCCTCATCCTTTCAACTGCTCGAACAAAGTTCGGCACACCTCGGTACGGCGTTCGCCGGCACCGCATCCAACGTGATGGATGCCAGCAGTGTTTTCTTTAATCCCGCTGGCATCAGCCAACTGGAGGGCCGGCATTTCACCTTGGCAGGTAATCTTGTCTTCACCGAATCTACATTTCACGACCAAGGTTCCAACACCAATGGTGTAGAAAGTACAACAGATGAAACCGGAGTCATTCCCAATCTTTATTACGTCCACCCCGTCAGTGAACGACTCACATTCGGATTGGGTGTAAACGGCCCTTTCGGTTTGGCCAGCGATTACGGCCGGGATTGGATGGGACGCTACCTCGCTACCTATAGTGATCTGGAAGTGGCGAGCGTCAACACTACCTTTGCTTATGATGTTTCGGAAAATTTTGCGTTGGGTTTAGGCGTCAGCTATCAACGCGCCGAAGTTATTCTGGAAAGTCAGGTAGATTCCACCCTGGGTGTTAATCCAAATCCTGCGACCGACAGCAGCGCAAAGATTGAGGGCTCCGATCACGCGTTCGTTGCCGATGTCAGCGCTTATTATCGCCCCTCAGACAGCACCCGTTTCGGTCTGGTGTGGCGTCAGGGCGCTGATTTTGAATTAGATGGCGATGCGCGTTTTGCATTAAACGCCGCTTGCACCCCCGGTGCCGGTTTTCCTACCGGTGCGCCACCAGCACCTACCACCGGCACTATTTGTTCCGCCACATTAACAACGCTGGATGGCGATGCGGCTGCTGACGTCGAACTGCCCGATACTTTGACGTTCAGCTTTACTCAACAACTGAATACACAGTGGGCATTGCATGGGGATGTTGCCTGGACCCAGTGGAGCTCCATCGACACCATTGACGTTATAAATACCGACAACGGTGTAACGGTAGATCAATTGGAATTGCAATATGATGACACCATGCGTTATGCACTGGGCGTAACCTATCAACCGGCAAACGCCTGGACCTGGCGTGCCGGCGTCGCCATTGACGAGGCACCACAAAAAAATCCGGCCATTGTAAATCCACGTATTCCCGATCAGGATCGCACCTGGTTGAGCCTGGGTTTCAATTACGCCGTTTCACAGAATGTTTCTATTGATGTCGGTTATGCGCATTTGATGGTTGACGACGCACGCATCGCCAACGTCGATACACAAACCGGTCATCAGGTTTACGGTGACTTCGATGCGCAAGTTGATATCGTCGGCGTGCAAGCCAATTTTCAATTTTAA